In the Ricinus communis isolate WT05 ecotype wild-type chromosome 3, ASM1957865v1, whole genome shotgun sequence genome, taatgtgtatgttatttaattatttctcaatGACTAAAGAGTAAGGACCACAAAAAGCATACACACATTATGTGATGCAAGGAGATTAGAACACAATACATCAAATCTTTCACAAGCAAAACACCACTTTATTATCCTTGATCGCAGGCAATAACACATGGGTCTGTTGCTATAAAATTATCCCACCAACTTTCTAATcaacattattttaattggtCTTCTTTAATGGTCCTGATTAATTCCAAACACCTCTCCTCCTGCACATTACATCGTTTTGCATTATATAGCTTGCCTAATCAAACATACACCCCACTAAAGAAAGAAGCCTGAGAAATGGCTACTCACCATGAGAAGCAAAAGAGAGGTAATTTCTTGATGAATTTCTACAAGTCTAGCAGTAAGAATTACAAACCGAAAATAGAACCAAATGTTGTCATTAATAAACCTTTGTCACACAACCTGTTTTCAAGAAAACTAGAGAATTCTTATCAGGAAACGATGGCCGCAGAAAGAGTAGGAGAAAGAGGAAACGTGATGGTGGAGGCGAGAAAGTCAGTATCTCATGTGGAAACGAATTTAGCATCGGTGGCTTCATTTCTTCAAGTGAAGGTATTGGTGACAGACATGCCTGGATTTATGCAGATTCATGCTTTTCGGTGTGCAAGAAGAACCTATGACAGTTTGGATAAGTTTAGCTCTAAACACATTGCTTACAATATAAAAAAGGTACGTGCATTTGACATGATTATTGATctctatttttgttattcttctGCATGGTTAATGGTCGATTAGATTTTTAAGATGAAAATTCATATGTAGCTGTTTCTTGTTACTGAAGTTTGAAGGAgccccaaaaagaaaaaaaaaatggttttCATGCTCCTAATAGTTAATCAAAATTCTTTGGAAGATAAAGTTCATACCTAGCTAATCAAGTAGCAACCCTTGGTTAGTGATGGATTAAACTTGAGGTTTCTACTTGTATTAAAGATAGAAGTTATCATCTTATTATAagattagttaattaaattatatttttcttttctagcgAAAAAGAGAGCACCAGTTACAAAACGGTTCAATATTTATTTGTCAGAattgaaaaaagtaaaatatttatttacgagaATTGAAAAGGTATCGTAATAtgtaaagaaatattttcaaatttcttaCAAGACTAGGCAAGTCAAAGACCAAACAACTAAAAAGCTAGATTTAGACAGTAGAGTTGATTAAGCAGGCAACACAGAGAATTCAATCTCATACAGCacttattttatctttaaccAACATCATAACATCTGTCTAAAATGTCAAACATATTGCAGAATGCAAAGCAATGGATCCAACATCCCATGTGATACGATGCAGACTAGCTGTAGAACCTATGGTTAcagaattcaaaattctaaaccCCAATTATgcattaataatcaaataatacaTACACGTATTAATGTGTCCACAGCATAAAAAGAATACTTTCTATATACTATTCAGTTAGAATCTAATTTCAGTTAATCCGTGtgctattcttttttaattattttttatcagaaTATATAATCCTATGGTGTgactattcttttctttcagctgtttcttgtttttgtttgtGAATGTTGATATAATCTTGACGAGTCTCCATGAATGCAGGAATTTGACAAGGTATATGGGCCGGCCTGGCACTGCATTGTGGGCTCAAGTTTTGGGTCATTTGTGACCCATTCAACTGGATGTTTCCTGTACTTCTCAATGGAGAAACTTTACATTCTAGTCTTTAAAACAAAAGTTCAGAAAGCACAGCTCCAAAATTAGGCTGTTCTGCAGATGATTTCAGATGGGTGTTTTAAGTtcaacttcaaaatcatttaaCTGAGAGCtataaaatatgtgttttgATTGAGTTGAGTTTCTTGTAACACAGGGTGCTTATTTGTACATTGTAGGCTAGTGCTCCTTTTagtttcttgattttctttttttttttctttttctttttttctggaaaaaattaaatacatctTTGGATTACccatttatcaattttaaaatatatggcATCTTTCTtagcaaatatatataagtctctttgataataaaatataatacattATCATATAATATCACTAATTTACTGATACAGTAAATATATGACATAAAAAAAAGGTGTATCACTTCGGTACAAAAGAATGGGTCATATTAATGAAAGCTAACTGTATCATAataatatagttaattttacTAACAGAACAAAACATATATACACAGAGTTAATAAGAAAAGAGCATATATTTGTAGTTAAAAAGTGATCAAATCACAATGTAtactttttcctttccttttttttttctttttatttttttttatagtaatgTTTGAATCATGCATCCATCTTCTGTAGTAAGATTATACATGGAAAAAGActtattatcaattttttttgaagaCATTGTCATGACAAATGGGTATAATATAAACTTTGAAGTGTGAGAGTTAACTATCTGCAAGGTATTACTTATCCCCACCATCTTAGCTTGCTATAAGGTTGCTGacaatattaatatgataaagcTTACTCAGAAATCACCTGGTTAGATGGATGAACACTTGGCCTTTTTGAATCAAACTCCAATATTTAAGTTAGAAACTTGAAAAACAAGTAAAAAGAATGTAAAGTTAATTAagagttttaaatatttttatagactttttaaaatgaattacttttaaagagtttctgaaattttaatgatttttaaagAGTTCATGATTTTATGAGGGTCCTtgtaaaatcaaattgattattagtaaataatttttagttttggagtttcatcaaatttcttatatttttaaagatagaGAATATAGCGTAGAGAATTATGAAGAGGATAATgcaaaaagatttaaaaagaaaaaagataaattttttcttaaaaaaaataatattgaaatctTGAAGAAAGGTGAAAGAGAAATcttgagaatttttatttataataatacataaaaagtcattaaaaatacataaaggTCTATCTCTATAAAAGTTAgtgattttttaaatactaattacttt is a window encoding:
- the LOC8275857 gene encoding uncharacterized protein LOC8275857 is translated as MATHHEKQKRGNFLMNFYKSSSKNYKPKIEPNVVINKPLSHNLFSRKLENSYQETMAAERVGERGNVMVEARKSVSHVETNLASVASFLQVKVLVTDMPGFMQIHAFRCARRTYDSLDKFSSKHIAYNIKKEFDKVYGPAWHCIVGSSFGSFVTHSTGCFLYFSMEKLYILVFKTKVQKAQLQN